Sequence from the Myxococcota bacterium genome:
TCCCCGAGCGTAGAGGAAGCGGCCCGTGGAAGCCAAGATCATTGCGAACCGATTCGTCGAGGCCTTCGGTGACGGCGCCGACGGGGCGGCCCCCTCCACCGCCCAATGGGAGCGCCTGCTCGCGCGCCCGGAGGACGCTCCCGTCACTCTCGTGAACCTCTTCAAGATGCGCGAAACAGCGCACTACCCGGCAGAAGATGGACACGCCGAGGAATCCCCGGCGTCGGGCGAGGCAGCCTTCGCCCGCTACGCGCAGGTGAGCATGCCCGCGATGGATCGCGTCGGAGGACGCTTCCTCGCGGTCGCCCCGCACCAGGGCGGTTTCCTCGGGGACGAGGAGGACTGGGATCTCGTCGCGATTGGTCAGTACCCCACGCTGCACGCCCTGATCGCCCTCTACGACGACACGGCCTACCAGGCGGCGTATCGACACCGGCGCGCCGCCTGCGCCCGGCAACGGGTCTTCGTCGTCGGCGCGTGACACCCCGCCTGGCACGAGCCGAACGCGTCTGTGCAGAAGCGTGTAGGCTGGATCGCATGGGACGCAGTCACCCTCGCCCGAGCTGCGGATCTGCGCGTTGGGCCCTCACCAGCGCCGTGATCCTCGCGCTCCTCGCTCCGGTTCCCGCCTTCTCCCAGGTGCCTGCGTTCCCGGGTGCCGAGGGCTTCGGCGCGACCTCGGTCGGGGGCCGCGGCGGACGCGTCTACACGGTGCGCAATCTCTGTGACTACCGGCCCTTCGAGTTCGACGCCTGGCAGATCGATCCGGCGAATCTGCCGGCGCATTGTGCCAGCCTCGATCCGAACGCCCGCCTCGATGAGTCGCTCCGCTACGCCGTCGAGGACGGCGCCTTCCCGGGCGGACCCGAAACGGCCCACGCGCGCACCGTCGTCTTCGCCGTCGGCGGCACCATCGCGCTCCAGCGCTCCCTCGAGATCGAGCTCCCCTACCTCACGATCGCAGGCCAGACGGCGCTCGGCGAAGGCGTCACCCTGCGCAACGCCGAAGGCAACAACTCGGACGCCCTTCGCATTGCGACCCACGATGTCATCGTCCGCCACCTGGCTATCCACCCGGGGCCCGGCTGCGCCGACGCCCTGGAAGGCAGCGGCGTTTCGATCAACCTGGACCCGGCCCTCGCCACCGGCTCGAACTCCCCGCTCTTCCCCAATTGCGGCAACGGCTCCAACCTCGACGCGATCTCGATCATCGATGCCGAGCGGGTGATGCTCGACCACCTGTCTCTCGCCTGGGCCGTCGACGGCGTGATCGACATCTTCGACGATCCGAGCAACGCCACCCCCCCGCGCGACATCACGTTCCAGAACAGCATCGTGGCGCAAGGGCTGGGACTCAGCGTGCACCTGAGCAGCGGGAGTGTCGTCGACGGGCAGACCGGCCTCATCGTCCCCCTCCCGCATTCCACCGGGAGCTTGCTCCAGGGAGGCGAGCGCATCTCGCTGCACCACAACCTCTACTACTACAACCTCGTGCGGAACCCCCAGATCAATGCCGATGGCCCGATCGAGTTCGTGAACAACATCGTCTACGGCTTCGATTTCTGGGGAACGATGGTGCAGTCGCAGCCGCGCAGCGGAATCCCGGTACAACCCCAGGTCGACCTGCGCGGCAACTACTACGACTCGGGGGATTTGTGTAGCGGCCTCCGCTGCGGCCCCCAGCCGAGCGAGACCGGCCACGGCTCGGCCACCCGCTTCGATCGCGCGCGCGTTCCGACGCCCTACGTCTCGCCTCACGTACCCATCTATCTGCGAGACGCCACCGAGTTCGGGACCGCCGACCCGCTCGATCCCGATTTCGAGATCCACTCGGCCGGAAACACCCACCGCAACCCGAACGGGGCGGCAGGCGCGACCGACATGGAAGGGTTCGATCTCGACGCCGACGCTCCTTACTGCGCCGACGACGAACGCAACGGACGCTCGGGGCTCGAGCGACCCCAATCCTACGCGGCCGCCGCGCCCTGGTGTCCCGACTACAGCGCCCCCTGGAACCCGGCCACCGAACCCCAGGGACCGACCTTTCCGTATGGAAACGTGGTGACGGCGGCCTCCCCCATCGTCAGCGGGCAGGCGCACCCGGTCACCCTCACCACCGCCACGCTGCACACGCTGCTCGACGACGTGGGCGCCAGTCGCCCCAGCCGTGGCGCGCCCGATGCCGCGATGGTCGCTTCGGTGCAGGCGGGCGATAGAACCATTCGCCTCGAGCCGAACGGAGCCGGCCAGTTCGTGGACCGCCCGCCGCGGCTCTACGCCGGCGGAACCGACGCCTGGCCACCGCCCTCGAACGCGATGGCGCCCCTCGACGCGGACGCCGATGGAATGCGCGACTCGTGGGAGCTCGCGGTCGGTCTCGACCCGACCGTCGACGACAGCGCGGGCGATGCGAACTCCGACGGCTTCACGAACCTCGAAGACTACTTGGCCGTCGCCGCCCCAGAGCCGTCATCGCCGATGCTCTTGCTGCCGGGCGCACTCACCGTTGCGGGCCTGGCGCGCCGCAACGCCAGGAGGCGCCGTTCGAAGTCGGCGAGAGCGGCGACCTAGCGCCGCCGGGACAGCCGCGCGAGCGAGATCAGCCCGAACGCGAAGAGAGCCGCGGTCGACGGCTCCGGAACCGCCGAGAAGGTGACCGCGAACGTGCCGGACGCGGTCGCGGAGGTATATCCACCACCGCCCGGCCCGTTGTTCACGAGCGCGAACTGCTTCAGCTGGTACTCGCGGCCGGCTACGAGAACTCCGGAGAGACCGCCCGACAGCTCGTTGACCCAATCGGCCCCGACCCCGCCGACCGCGAACGACTCGTTCTGGGTCGAGAGGCTGCTCTGCCGGTTGTGGAAGAGCTCCGTACCCGTGGTGACGTCGTAGAGCAGAACGTCCATCGTCGTCCGGCCTGGACCCGAGTGATCGCTGTCGAACGCTCCGGAGAACGCGTAGGACTGATCCTCGGAGACGGAGAAGTAGACGTCCTGAAAGAAGGCGGTGTAGGAACCCGGCTGTGACGGCAAGTCGAAAGCGAAGGACGTCGAGAACCCGCCCTCGCCCATCGAATAGCCCACGTCGCTCGACGCCTGGATCGCAACCCCGTCCGTCGAGAGCAACGAACCCGAGCTCGGGACCGTGGTGGGCGACTCTGCGACGGTCTTGATCGTCGACTGCACGCTCGAAAACTGCGCCCGCGCCTCGACGACGCTCGTTCCCGTGCCGGGATCGAGAGCGATACTGGCCGCGCCCGGATCACGAGGTCCACAGAACCCAACGAACGAACCAGAGGAACAACGAAGATCGATCGAGACAACTCCAGCACGGACGGCGCTGTCCTGGCTCGACGAATGCGTGTCGAGACGGCCCGGTGGGCGGCCGTTCGAATGCGCCGTCCGATCGCGTAGAATCGAGGGCCGCCTGTGCCCCAGCCTGCACAGCCGGCCCCTCTTCTCTCGGAAAGTTCTCTCGGAAAGGACCCCCATGCCCAAGCCCACCCTCCGCACCGAATTCTGTGATCGCGTCGGGATCGACTATCCCGTGATCCTCGCCGGCATGGGGCCGGTCGCAGGTACCGGCGACCCCGTGGCCACCGCCGATCTCGTCGCTGCCGTCTCGAACGCCGGCGGACTCGGCGTGATGGGCGGGGTGGCCTACTCGCCCGACAAGCTGCGCGAAGAGATCCGGAAGGTGAAGTCGCTCACCGACAAGCCCTTCGGTGTCGACCTTCTGCTCTCGCCCAACTTCTTGCAGCCCCGCGGTTCCGGGCCGGCCATGAAGATGCCCGGGCGCGAGGTGCTTCCGAAGGAAGCGATCGAAGGGATGCAGAAGATCGCCGACGAGCTTGGGATCGAATACCTCGAAGACCCGGGCGAGCAGGAGACGATGGGCAGCTGGGTGCCGGAAGGAAAGTCCTGGGCGGGCTCCCAGGTGGAAGTGATCCTGGAAGAGGAAGTGCCGGTGTTCGCCTCGGGACTCGGGACGCCCGGCCCGTTCGTCGATGCGCTGAAGGCCCAGAACGTGACGATCCTCTCGCTGGTGGGCAACGTCCGCGCTGCCGCACAGGTGGCCCACGACGGCGCCGACTACGTCGTCGCCCAGGGCACCGAGGCCGGCGGCCACACCGGCCGCATCGGCACGCTCGCGCTGCTGCCCCAGGTGATGGACGCGGTCGCTCCGAAGCCGGTGATCGCCGCCGGCGGCATCGCGAGCGGGCGCGCGCTGGCCGGTGTCTTGGCCACGGGCGCCGAAGCCGCCTGGTGCGGCACCGCCTTCCTCGTGAGCGAGGAGGCGAATCAGCCCGACCTGCAGAAGGATCGCATCCTCGCCGCGGCCGCCGAGGACACGATCGTGACGCGCCTCTACAGCGGCAAGACGATGCGCAACATCAGCAACCCGTTCATCGAAGCGTGGGAGCGGTCCGGCATGAGCGCGCTGTCGATGGGCGCTCAGGGCATCCTGATTCGCGACATCAGCTACTCGATCGTGAAGGCCGGCCGCGAAGACCTGTTGATGAACGCGGCGGGCCAGACGAGCGGCATGCTCAAGAGCCGACGCCCGGCGAAGGCCATCCTCGAAGAAATGGTCGACGAGGCCGCGGAGATCTTCGCCAGCCGCCTCGGCAACCGCGTCAAGGCGTCGCTCTAGGCCGGCTCGAGGAGACGCCCATGGAGATCTCCCTCGACATCCACGACGACGTCGGGCTCCTTCGCTTCGACGACCGCAAGAAGAACGCCTTCACCCTGAGCGGCATCCAGGACCTCACGGCCGCCTTCGACGAAGCCGAGTCGAGCGAGAAGGCGAAAGCGATCGTCCTCGCCGGCCGTCCCGGGTCGTTCTGTGCGGGCTTCGACCTGGCGACCATGATGGGAGAGGACAAGGCCGCGGTACGCGCGCTAGGCCAGGGCGGCGGTCGCCTCGCGCTCCGGATGTATCAGTGCGGCAAGCCGTTGGTGGCCGCCTGTACGGGTCACGCCTTCACGATCGGTTGCCTCTGGCTGCTCGCGAGCGACACGCGCATCGGCGAAGAGGGCCGGTTCAAGTTCAGCATGATCGAGACCCAGGTCGGCATGCCGCTCACCCCCTGGGCCTTCACATTGCTCGAAGCCAAGCTCAGCAAGCGGCACTACACCGCCGCCGTGACCCAGTCGAAGGCCTACGACCCGCAAGGAGCCGTCGACGCGGGCTTCCTCGACGAGCTGGTCGGCGAAGGCGAAGCGACCGCCAGAGCCCTCGAGCTCGCGGCGGGCTTCGCCAAGCTCCCGGCCCGTGCCTATGCGGCGAACAAGCTCAAGGTGCGCGAATCCGGCATCGAGGTCATGAAGCGCGACCTGGGGCTCTGAGCCACGCAGACGCGGCGCCCCGCCTAACGCTCCAGGTTCGCGGCGCGCCTGCGAGGTTCCGGTTCAGAAGGACGAGACGAGGACGGCGACGCCGAGCCACAGGGTGATCCCCCAGGTCGCGACGTTCCCGACGGCGCGGGCGGGTGGCAGGCGCTGCTCGCGCTGCTGGATGCCGATCGCGTGGAGCACCCGTGCGGCGAAGAGGGCCCCGCCCGCCACGTGCAGCATGGAGATCGAATGCCCGGTCGCGGCGGCCAGCAGGAGCAACAGGAGCGCCCCCGGCACGTACTCGGTGTTGTTGCCG
This genomic interval carries:
- a CDS encoding DUF1330 domain-containing protein, encoding MEAKIIANRFVEAFGDGADGAAPSTAQWERLLARPEDAPVTLVNLFKMRETAHYPAEDGHAEESPASGEAAFARYAQVSMPAMDRVGGRFLAVAPHQGGFLGDEEDWDLVAIGQYPTLHALIALYDDTAYQAAYRHRRAACARQRVFVVGA
- a CDS encoding PEP-CTERM sorting domain-containing protein; amino-acid sequence: MQSTIKTVAESPTTVPSSGSLLSTDGVAIQASSDVGYSMGEGGFSTSFAFDLPSQPGSYTAFFQDVYFSVSEDQSYAFSGAFDSDHSGPGRTTMDVLLYDVTTGTELFHNRQSSLSTQNESFAVGGVGADWVNELSGGLSGVLVAGREYQLKQFALVNNGPGGGGYTSATASGTFAVTFSAVPEPSTAALFAFGLISLARLSRRR
- a CDS encoding MAPEG family protein; protein product: MEPLSSDALRAVALWSSANLLLMLALGLMVSRLRIQLGQAVGLGGDARLERAVRAHGNNTEYVPGALLLLLLAAATGHSISMLHVAGGALFAARVLHAIGIQQREQRLPPARAVGNVATWGITLWLGVAVLVSSF
- a CDS encoding crotonase/enoyl-CoA hydratase family protein, with product MEISLDIHDDVGLLRFDDRKKNAFTLSGIQDLTAAFDEAESSEKAKAIVLAGRPGSFCAGFDLATMMGEDKAAVRALGQGGGRLALRMYQCGKPLVAACTGHAFTIGCLWLLASDTRIGEEGRFKFSMIETQVGMPLTPWAFTLLEAKLSKRHYTAAVTQSKAYDPQGAVDAGFLDELVGEGEATARALELAAGFAKLPARAYAANKLKVRESGIEVMKRDLGL
- a CDS encoding nitronate monooxygenase yields the protein MPKPTLRTEFCDRVGIDYPVILAGMGPVAGTGDPVATADLVAAVSNAGGLGVMGGVAYSPDKLREEIRKVKSLTDKPFGVDLLLSPNFLQPRGSGPAMKMPGREVLPKEAIEGMQKIADELGIEYLEDPGEQETMGSWVPEGKSWAGSQVEVILEEEVPVFASGLGTPGPFVDALKAQNVTILSLVGNVRAAAQVAHDGADYVVAQGTEAGGHTGRIGTLALLPQVMDAVAPKPVIAAGGIASGRALAGVLATGAEAAWCGTAFLVSEEANQPDLQKDRILAAAAEDTIVTRLYSGKTMRNISNPFIEAWERSGMSALSMGAQGILIRDISYSIVKAGREDLLMNAAGQTSGMLKSRRPAKAILEEMVDEAAEIFASRLGNRVKASL